A stretch of the Proteus sp. ZN5 genome encodes the following:
- a CDS encoding fimbrial protein codes for MNKYITLGCLSAILYTSTTFAEFRADLTTKTVTYSAPIYVSRSAPILTEVATINLGTVNAWTWWNLSGGAVRPGIYLPGSFNASSPRVNGAYVKEFNSSGVGYTLHGTISGSCSGSAYVDGQQNIDGNYSNRLICSTNATSGNYSVSLEMKLYKLRDNVKSQTIPASWVAMLILYNNGFITSDYVGKTEPRINLSSLNIISSGCDVVNNNINVPLGAVPKSSFNGVGSVSPESIKDFNINLSCDPVSPIKIRFDGVADDQQTAGTIGLSNPTDSNTAKGYGIQVKYKNQPIKLGQLITVSEKNSGAGSYSIPLEAGYIQTSNTTSAGKANGTLQFTMQYH; via the coding sequence ATGAATAAATATATAACTCTTGGTTGTCTGTCTGCTATTTTGTATACATCAACCACATTTGCAGAATTTAGGGCAGACCTGACCACTAAAACTGTCACCTATTCCGCACCCATTTATGTCTCACGTTCAGCACCTATTTTAACCGAAGTCGCAACGATTAATTTAGGAACGGTGAATGCATGGACTTGGTGGAATCTCTCCGGTGGTGCAGTAAGACCTGGGATTTATTTACCCGGCTCTTTTAATGCATCAAGCCCAAGAGTCAATGGTGCTTATGTCAAAGAGTTTAACAGCAGTGGTGTAGGTTATACCTTACATGGCACCATTAGTGGAAGTTGTAGTGGCTCTGCTTATGTCGATGGTCAGCAAAATATTGATGGTAACTACAGCAATCGCCTTATTTGCTCAACCAATGCTACCAGTGGCAATTATTCTGTGTCATTAGAAATGAAGCTTTATAAATTACGAGATAATGTGAAATCACAAACGATCCCAGCATCATGGGTCGCAATGCTTATTCTCTACAATAATGGCTTTATCACCAGTGACTATGTAGGAAAGACGGAACCTCGAATTAATCTATCCTCTTTAAACATTATCTCTAGTGGCTGTGATGTTGTGAATAATAATATTAATGTGCCACTGGGTGCAGTACCTAAATCGAGTTTTAATGGTGTTGGCTCTGTCAGCCCAGAGAGTATCAAAGATTTTAATATTAATTTGAGTTGTGATCCCGTTTCACCAATTAAGATCCGATTTGATGGTGTTGCTGATGACCAACAAACAGCTGGAACCATTGGTTTAAGTAACCCAACAGACAGCAATACCGCTAAGGGTTATGGCATCCAAGTTAAATATAAAAATCAGCCTATTAAGCTAGGGCAATTAATTACTGTGAGTGAAAAAAATAGCGGTGCAGGCAGTTATTCTATTCCTTTAGAGGCAGGATATATCCAAACATCTAATACAACGAGTGCAGGCAAAGCAAATGGAACATTGCAGTTTACAATGCAATATCACTGA
- the yigL gene encoding sugar/pyridoxal phosphate phosphatase YigL, with amino-acid sequence MYSIVASDLDGTLLSPNHVLTPYTQETLHLLINKGVHFVFATGRHHVDVAQIRDGLGINAYMITSNGARVHNTHGDLIFSQDLEPEIAYDLSLMVFDHPEIETNIYAGDYWYVNKEMPGACEFFRESDFGYELYCKTGFPTTNVCKVFFTSDDHELLLKLENEINQRWGDKVNVSFSLRNCLEVMAGGVSKGEALEKVAELMQHSAKDAIAFGDGMNDKEMLQIAGKGCIMENAHQALKDLLPNMEVIGANVDDAVPHFLRKLYQV; translated from the coding sequence ATGTATTCGATAGTCGCTTCAGATCTTGATGGCACACTGTTATCACCTAATCATGTATTAACTCCCTACACGCAAGAAACTCTGCACTTACTTATTAATAAAGGCGTGCATTTTGTATTCGCAACAGGCCGTCATCATGTTGATGTCGCACAGATCCGCGATGGATTAGGCATTAACGCTTATATGATAACCTCTAATGGTGCGCGAGTGCATAACACGCATGGTGATCTTATTTTTAGCCAAGATCTTGAGCCTGAAATCGCTTATGACTTGTCGCTTATGGTTTTTGATCACCCTGAAATTGAAACCAATATTTATGCTGGTGATTATTGGTATGTTAATAAAGAGATGCCAGGGGCTTGTGAGTTTTTTCGAGAGTCAGACTTTGGCTATGAGTTATATTGCAAAACAGGATTTCCAACTACTAATGTGTGTAAGGTCTTCTTCACCTCTGATGATCATGAGCTATTACTGAAGCTAGAGAATGAAATTAATCAGCGCTGGGGTGATAAGGTCAATGTAAGTTTCTCACTGCGTAATTGCTTAGAGGTGATGGCAGGAGGTGTATCCAAAGGTGAGGCCCTAGAGAAAGTGGCTGAACTGATGCAACACTCTGCAAAAGATGCTATCGCATTTGGTGATGGTATGAATGATAAAGAGATGCTACAGATAGCGGGTAAAGGTTGCATTATGGAAAATGCTCACCAGGCATTAAAAGATTTGTTACCCAATATGGAAGTGATTGGTGCTAACGTTGATGACGCCGTTCCTCATTTTTTACGTAAGCTGTACCAAGTGTAA
- the pldB gene encoding lysophospholipase L2 translates to MTTTLFKYSWLSREKQFSAFTNGVLLDFWGQREEGEFVGVDGAKIRYVHWRSPSHNKALVIASGRSESYVKYPEVAFDFFHSGYDIFLLDHRGQGLSDRLLEDTQKGHVEKFSDYIDDFSTFVDTIVLPFQYPHYFALAHSMGGAILAGYLLKQTHVFKAAALSAPMFGIKLPIPRWVANFLVNRAEQSQSERNNYAVSTGKWFPLPFILNVLTHSHERYRRYLRYYADFPELRLGGPTYHWMGESLKMGDWLIEHAGEINTPLLVLEAEHDKVVDNQELRAFCERYSQSRTREEKQKLPLVIEGAHHEILFEIDKLRSQALNEICEFYDKHLF, encoded by the coding sequence ATGACAACCACTCTGTTTAAATATTCGTGGTTATCACGTGAAAAGCAGTTTTCTGCATTTACGAACGGCGTCTTATTGGATTTTTGGGGGCAACGCGAAGAAGGTGAATTTGTTGGTGTTGATGGTGCAAAAATTCGCTATGTTCATTGGCGTTCACCATCGCACAATAAAGCACTGGTTATTGCTTCAGGCCGTAGTGAAAGCTATGTAAAATATCCTGAAGTTGCATTCGATTTCTTTCACTCAGGCTATGATATTTTCCTTCTTGACCATCGAGGGCAAGGGCTTTCTGACAGACTATTAGAAGATACGCAAAAAGGACATGTAGAGAAATTCAGTGATTATATTGATGATTTCTCGACGTTCGTTGATACGATAGTGTTGCCTTTTCAATACCCACATTATTTTGCGTTAGCTCACTCAATGGGCGGTGCTATCTTAGCGGGATATCTTCTAAAGCAAACTCATGTTTTTAAAGCAGCGGCATTAAGTGCGCCGATGTTTGGTATTAAATTACCTATACCTCGCTGGGTGGCTAATTTTTTGGTTAACCGAGCAGAACAAAGTCAATCTGAAAGAAATAACTACGCGGTATCAACAGGTAAATGGTTTCCACTGCCATTTATCCTTAATGTGTTAACACATAGCCATGAGCGATATCGTCGATATTTACGTTATTATGCTGATTTTCCAGAACTACGATTAGGCGGACCTACTTATCATTGGATGGGGGAAAGTCTAAAAATGGGAGATTGGTTAATTGAACATGCGGGAGAGATTAATACCCCTCTATTAGTGCTCGAAGCAGAGCATGATAAGGTGGTAGATAATCAAGAGCTAAGGGCTTTCTGTGAACGTTATAGTCAGTCCAGAACAAGAGAAGAAAAGCAAAAACTGCCACTGGTGATTGAGGGTGCGCATCATGAAATCTTGTTCGAAATAGATAAGCTACGCTCACAAGCATTAAATGAAATCTGTGAGTTTTATGATAAGCATTTATTTTAA
- the recQ gene encoding ATP-dependent DNA helicase RecQ, translated as MSTAEVLNSMPSAQAILRETFGYQQFRPGQQEIIHTITTGRDCLVVMPTGGGKSLCYQIPALLLDGLTVVVSPLISLMKDQVDQLCLHGIEAAYLNSTQTREEQFDVQIRCQKGEIKLLYIAPERLMMESFLHQLVQWKPVLLAVDEAHCISQWGHDFRPEYRGIGLLRQYLPDVPIIALTATADNTTRYDIINQLVLRDPLIHISSFDRPNIRYTLVEKYKPLDQLWLFIRGQKGKSGIIYCNSRNKVEETAERLSKRGLSIAGYHAGMEIAQRAKVQEAFQRDDLQIVVATVAFGMGINKPNVRFVVHFDIPRNIESYYQETGRAGRDGLPAEAVLFYDPADMAWLRRCLDEKSESDQKAIEMHKLNAMGAFAEAQTCRRLVLLNYFDEHRQNACGNCDICLDPPKQYDGLVDAQKALSCIYRTGQHFGIGYIVEILRGANNQRIRDSGHDTLPVYGIGKAQSHEHWVSVIRQLIHLGMVTQNIVHRSALQLTEMARPILRGEVPLQLAVPRLLSPTKSRNQQTKNAHRQYDRKLFAKLRKLRKSIADEENIPPFVVFNDVTLIEMAEQCPVYPDELLLINGVGQRKLERFGPAFMTLIRDHIEGFE; from the coding sequence GTGTCCACAGCAGAAGTTCTTAATTCAATGCCATCAGCACAGGCTATTTTGCGAGAAACCTTTGGTTATCAGCAATTTCGTCCTGGTCAGCAAGAAATCATCCATACCATTACAACAGGGAGAGATTGCCTAGTTGTGATGCCGACAGGGGGTGGTAAATCCCTTTGTTATCAAATTCCCGCATTATTACTCGATGGGTTGACCGTGGTTGTTTCGCCACTTATCTCACTGATGAAAGATCAGGTTGATCAACTTTGCCTTCATGGTATTGAAGCTGCTTATTTAAATTCAACCCAAACGCGTGAAGAGCAATTTGATGTTCAAATACGTTGTCAAAAGGGTGAAATAAAACTGCTGTATATTGCTCCTGAGCGTTTAATGATGGAGAGCTTTCTTCATCAATTAGTGCAATGGAAACCCGTATTACTCGCTGTTGATGAGGCACACTGTATTTCACAATGGGGACATGATTTTCGTCCTGAATATCGCGGTATAGGATTATTAAGACAATATCTTCCTGATGTTCCCATTATCGCACTGACGGCAACGGCGGATAATACAACACGTTACGATATTATTAATCAGCTAGTGTTGCGTGATCCGTTAATCCATATCAGTAGTTTCGATAGACCGAATATCCGCTACACTTTAGTAGAGAAATACAAACCACTTGATCAGCTTTGGTTATTTATTCGTGGTCAGAAAGGAAAGTCAGGCATTATTTACTGTAATAGTCGCAATAAAGTCGAAGAAACAGCAGAGCGCCTGAGTAAACGAGGATTAAGCATCGCGGGTTATCATGCTGGAATGGAAATTGCACAACGTGCGAAAGTACAAGAAGCTTTTCAGCGTGATGATTTACAAATTGTGGTAGCCACTGTCGCGTTTGGTATGGGAATAAACAAGCCCAATGTCCGATTTGTCGTTCACTTTGATATTCCGCGAAATATTGAATCTTATTATCAAGAAACAGGGCGTGCAGGGCGAGATGGGTTACCTGCAGAAGCCGTATTATTTTACGATCCTGCCGATATGGCGTGGTTGCGTCGTTGTTTAGATGAAAAGTCAGAAAGTGATCAAAAAGCCATTGAAATGCATAAGCTTAATGCAATGGGAGCATTTGCTGAAGCTCAAACATGCCGACGCTTAGTGTTACTAAATTACTTCGATGAACATCGACAAAATGCTTGTGGTAACTGTGATATTTGCCTTGATCCTCCTAAGCAATATGATGGTTTAGTGGATGCGCAAAAGGCATTGTCTTGTATTTATCGTACTGGTCAGCACTTTGGTATTGGTTATATTGTTGAAATTTTAAGAGGCGCGAATAATCAGCGTATTCGAGATTCAGGACACGATACATTACCTGTTTATGGTATTGGTAAAGCGCAAAGCCATGAGCATTGGGTGAGTGTTATTCGTCAGCTTATTCACCTAGGTATGGTGACACAAAATATTGTTCATCGTTCGGCATTACAACTGACAGAGATGGCAAGGCCGATCTTACGTGGTGAAGTACCATTACAATTAGCCGTACCGAGATTATTAAGTCCGACAAAAAGCCGTAATCAACAAACAAAAAATGCCCATAGACAGTACGATAGAAAATTATTTGCGAAACTACGTAAATTACGTAAGTCTATTGCTGATGAAGAAAACATTCCGCCATTTGTTGTCTTTAATGATGTCACATTGATTGAAATGGCAGAGCAATGCCCTGTTTATCCAGATGAACTGTTGTTAATAAACGGTGTTGGACAACGAAAATTAGAACGATTTGGACCCGCTTTTATGACACTCATTCGTGACCATATTGAGGGCTTCGAATAA
- the pldA gene encoding phospholipase A: MRYIRSLLAVALFYPAWGFASEIQTPSSPTPLVQGSIISGLLQEYDSPFVLYPYESNYIIYTDTSDMNKEAIQSYDWGNKAKKDEVKFQLSLAFPLWRGIAGENSVLAASYTQRSWWQLSNKKESAPFRETNYEPQLFLGWATDYKFAGWTLREIETGFNHESNGRSDPTSRSWNRAYARFMVQKGNLQLDLKPWYRFSESAQRDDNPEINRYMGYYRLKAGYRLGESVITATGRYNWNSGYGAAELGWSYPITKHVRFYTQVFSGYGESMIDYNFRQTRVGVGVMLNDML; this comes from the coding sequence ATGCGTTACATCCGTTCTTTACTTGCGGTGGCTTTATTCTATCCAGCATGGGGATTTGCATCCGAAATACAAACACCATCATCTCCTACACCGCTTGTTCAGGGCAGTATCATTTCTGGTTTATTACAAGAATACGATTCACCTTTTGTTCTTTATCCTTATGAATCCAATTATATTATTTACACTGATACCTCTGATATGAATAAAGAGGCTATTCAAAGCTATGATTGGGGGAATAAGGCTAAAAAAGATGAGGTGAAATTTCAGCTTAGTTTGGCTTTCCCGTTATGGCGAGGCATTGCGGGTGAAAACTCTGTTTTAGCAGCATCTTATACTCAACGTTCTTGGTGGCAATTAAGTAATAAGAAAGAATCAGCCCCTTTTCGTGAGACAAACTACGAACCGCAACTTTTTCTAGGTTGGGCAACAGACTATAAATTTGCAGGTTGGACTCTTCGTGAAATAGAAACGGGTTTTAACCACGAATCGAATGGTCGTTCTGATCCCACTTCTCGCAGCTGGAACCGTGCTTATGCGCGTTTTATGGTACAAAAAGGCAATTTACAGCTTGATCTAAAACCTTGGTATCGCTTTAGTGAAAGTGCTCAACGTGATGATAATCCAGAGATTAATCGCTATATGGGTTATTACCGTTTAAAGGCAGGCTATCGATTAGGCGAAAGTGTGATCACTGCGACTGGGCGTTATAATTGGAACAGTGGTTATGGGGCGGCTGAATTAGGTTGGAGCTACCCAATTACTAAGCATGTACGCTTTTATACCCAAGTATTTAGTGGTTATGGCGAATCAATGATTGATTATAACTTTCGCCAAACACGAGTCGGTGTTGGTGTGATGCTTAATGATATGCTGTAA
- a CDS encoding thioesterase family protein, with product MEKQLTLEEAQTLIGHVFVYKMPFNQLIGLELVRFEQDYAEIQFRYQDKLVGNIAQRILHGGLIASVLDVSAGLVCVGNALTRLAPISQEQLEQKLANMGTIDLRVDYLRPGRGECFTASSHILRSGNKVSVARVELHNEKQVHIASGTATYIVG from the coding sequence ATGGAAAAACAGTTAACATTAGAAGAGGCTCAAACACTAATTGGTCATGTTTTTGTTTATAAGATGCCCTTTAATCAATTAATCGGCTTAGAGCTAGTTCGCTTTGAACAAGACTACGCTGAAATTCAATTTCGGTATCAAGATAAACTTGTTGGCAATATTGCCCAGCGCATCTTACATGGTGGACTCATTGCTTCTGTACTTGATGTCAGTGCAGGACTAGTTTGTGTCGGTAACGCATTAACACGTTTGGCACCAATATCCCAAGAGCAACTCGAACAAAAACTCGCTAATATGGGTACAATTGACTTACGTGTTGATTATTTAAGACCTGGACGTGGGGAATGTTTTACAGCGAGTAGCCATATTTTACGCAGTGGCAATAAAGTGTCTGTTGCTCGTGTTGAATTACATAATGAAAAACAAGTTCATATTGCCAGTGGAACAGCAACCTATATCGTAGGTTAA
- the rarD gene encoding EamA family transporter RarD: protein MSQKNTMKGVLCALGAYLIWGIAPVYFKSIQEVPAEEILTHRILWSFFFMLILMTISRHWPYLRQLIRQPKKILLLALTAVIIATNWLTYIWAVNHGYMLEASLGYFINPLVNVLFGMLFLSERFRRMQWVAVGLAFTGVFIQLWHFGSVPVIGLSLAVTFGLYGLLRKKLGVDAQTGMLVETLWLFPVALVYILFFTHSPTSNMLENSWSLNTLLIAAGIITTVPLLLFTEAAHHLRLSTLGFFQYIGPTLMFILATMVYGEQIDAERLVTFGFIWVALILFTLDALYTQRRLRRN, encoded by the coding sequence ATGAGCCAGAAAAACACGATGAAAGGCGTTTTATGTGCCTTAGGCGCCTATTTGATCTGGGGTATTGCCCCTGTCTATTTTAAAAGCATTCAAGAAGTGCCGGCAGAAGAGATCTTAACGCACCGTATTTTATGGTCGTTCTTTTTTATGTTGATTTTAATGACAATTAGTCGTCATTGGCCTTATTTACGCCAATTAATACGTCAACCTAAAAAAATTCTTCTTTTAGCACTGACTGCCGTCATTATCGCAACTAACTGGCTTACCTATATATGGGCGGTTAACCACGGCTATATGCTAGAAGCCAGCCTTGGTTACTTTATTAACCCACTGGTTAACGTACTGTTTGGCATGCTTTTCTTGAGCGAGCGCTTTCGCCGTATGCAATGGGTAGCAGTAGGTTTAGCATTTACAGGTGTATTTATTCAATTATGGCACTTTGGTTCTGTACCTGTGATTGGATTAAGCCTCGCCGTAACTTTTGGTCTTTATGGCTTACTGCGTAAAAAATTGGGTGTTGATGCACAAACAGGCATGCTGGTAGAAACATTATGGCTATTCCCTGTCGCATTAGTTTATATCTTATTTTTCACACATTCACCGACTAGCAATATGCTTGAAAATAGCTGGTCATTAAATACCTTGTTAATTGCCGCCGGTATTATTACTACTGTACCGTTATTGCTCTTTACAGAAGCAGCGCACCATCTGCGTTTATCAACCTTGGGCTTTTTCCAATACATTGGCCCAACCTTGATGTTTATTCTCGCGACAATGGTATATGGCGAACAAATTGATGCAGAACGATTAGTTACCTTTGGCTTTATTTGGGTTGCGCTGATCCTCTTTACACTTGATGCGCTCTATACACAACGCCGTTTAAGACGTAACTAA
- the uvrD gene encoding DNA helicase II, producing MDVSYLLEGLNDKQREAVAAPRINMLVLAGAGSGKTRVLVHRIAWLLSVEQASPFSIMAVTFTNKAAAEMRHRIEDLIGTSQGGMWIGTFHSLAHRLLRAHYLDANLPQDFQIIDSDDQYRLIRRIVKSMNLDDKQWPARQGMWYINGKKDEGLRPQHIQTYGNPVETTWLKVYQAYQEACDRAGLVDFAELLLRAHELWLNKPQILEHYQNRFTNILVDEFQDTNRIQYAWIRMLAGQTGKVMIVGDDDQSIYGWRGAQVENIQNFLNEFPGAETIRLEQNYRSTSNILKAANALIANNSDRLGKNLWTEGAEGEPISLYCAFNDLDEARYVVGRIKRWQEEGGALTDCAILYRSNAQSRIMEEALLQAAMPYRIYGGQRFFERQEIKDALSYMRLTANRHDDASFERVVNTPTRGIGDRTLDIVRQVARDNQITLWESALQVIEHKMLAGRATAAIQRFLELIETLASETADMPLHVQTDRIIRDSGLKAMYEQEKGEKAQARIENLEELVTATRQFSYQDEDEDLMPLQAFLSHAALESGESQADAYQDAVQLMTLHSAKGLEFSQVFIVGVEEGMFPSQMSLDEGGRLEEERRLAYVGVTRAMKKLTLTYAENRRLYGKEVSHRPSRFIGELPKECVEEVRLRATVSRPVNHSRLGTPIISNDSGYSLGQRVKHPKFGDGTIINIEGSGEHCRLQIAFNGEGIKWLVAAFARLE from the coding sequence ATGGACGTCTCATATCTGCTAGAAGGCCTTAACGATAAACAGCGCGAAGCAGTAGCCGCACCTCGTATTAATATGTTGGTGTTAGCTGGTGCAGGTAGTGGTAAAACACGGGTATTGGTACATCGTATCGCTTGGTTATTATCTGTTGAACAAGCTTCTCCTTTTTCGATTATGGCTGTGACGTTTACCAATAAAGCCGCCGCAGAGATGCGCCATCGTATTGAAGACTTAATTGGTACAAGCCAAGGCGGTATGTGGATTGGCACTTTCCATAGCCTTGCTCATCGCTTATTACGCGCACACTATCTTGATGCGAATTTGCCACAAGACTTCCAAATTATTGATAGTGATGATCAATATCGCCTTATTCGCCGTATTGTTAAATCAATGAATCTTGATGATAAACAATGGCCTGCACGTCAAGGTATGTGGTATATCAACGGTAAAAAAGATGAAGGTTTACGACCACAACATATTCAAACTTATGGTAATCCTGTTGAAACAACGTGGTTGAAAGTCTATCAGGCATATCAAGAAGCTTGTGATCGCGCAGGGCTGGTGGACTTTGCTGAGCTTTTATTACGCGCTCATGAACTTTGGCTTAATAAACCTCAAATTTTAGAGCATTACCAAAATCGCTTTACCAATATCTTGGTTGATGAATTCCAAGATACTAACCGTATTCAATATGCATGGATAAGAATGCTGGCAGGTCAAACGGGTAAAGTGATGATTGTTGGTGATGACGATCAATCTATTTATGGCTGGCGTGGTGCGCAAGTTGAAAATATTCAAAACTTTTTAAATGAGTTTCCTGGCGCAGAGACTATCCGGTTAGAGCAAAATTATCGTTCTACAAGCAACATTTTAAAAGCCGCGAATGCGCTCATTGCCAATAACAGTGACAGATTAGGTAAAAACTTGTGGACTGAAGGTGCAGAAGGCGAGCCTATTTCGCTTTATTGTGCTTTTAATGATTTAGATGAAGCGCGTTATGTTGTTGGCCGAATTAAGCGCTGGCAAGAAGAAGGCGGTGCGCTAACAGACTGTGCCATTCTTTATCGTAGCAATGCCCAATCTCGTATAATGGAAGAGGCGTTATTACAAGCTGCTATGCCATATCGTATCTATGGTGGTCAGCGTTTCTTCGAGCGTCAAGAAATTAAAGATGCACTCTCTTATATGCGATTAACGGCTAATCGCCATGATGATGCTTCTTTTGAACGTGTTGTGAATACACCAACAAGGGGCATTGGCGATAGAACATTAGATATTGTTCGCCAAGTTGCGAGAGATAACCAAATTACCTTATGGGAAAGCGCATTACAGGTTATCGAACATAAAATGTTGGCAGGACGTGCAACCGCTGCAATTCAACGATTCTTAGAACTGATTGAAACACTCGCCTCTGAAACAGCAGATATGCCATTACATGTGCAAACAGACCGAATTATTCGTGATTCAGGTTTAAAAGCGATGTATGAGCAAGAAAAAGGTGAAAAAGCACAAGCTCGTATTGAAAACTTAGAAGAGTTAGTCACCGCGACACGCCAATTTAGTTATCAAGATGAAGACGAAGATTTAATGCCTCTGCAAGCGTTTCTTTCGCATGCAGCATTAGAATCAGGCGAAAGCCAAGCCGATGCATATCAAGATGCCGTACAGTTAATGACACTTCACTCCGCTAAAGGGCTCGAATTTTCACAAGTCTTTATTGTGGGTGTCGAAGAAGGGATGTTCCCAAGTCAAATGTCGCTAGATGAAGGTGGACGTTTGGAAGAAGAGCGTCGCTTGGCTTATGTCGGTGTCACGCGAGCAATGAAAAAGTTAACACTCACTTACGCTGAAAACCGCCGTCTATATGGAAAAGAAGTCAGTCATCGGCCTTCTCGTTTTATTGGTGAGTTACCTAAAGAGTGTGTCGAAGAAGTCCGTTTACGTGCGACAGTTTCACGTCCTGTTAATCATAGCCGTTTAGGCACTCCAATTATCAGCAATGACAGTGGCTATTCACTTGGACAACGTGTGAAGCACCCTAAATTTGGTGATGGCACCATTATCAATATTGAAGGTAGCGGTGAACATTGCCGATTACAAATCGCTTTTAATGGTGAAGGGATTAAATGGCTGGTGGCTGCATTTGCTCGATTGGAATAA
- the yigB gene encoding 5-amino-6-(5-phospho-D-ribitylamino)uracil phosphatase YigB encodes MRFYRTLTPIAAMTFDLDDTLYDNVPVMDRTEKETLDFIRQYDLRFNHFTEKDVNAYKKPLIENNPDIFHDITRWRWLAARNMLLDYNYSEAKAQQGADEIMAHFAYWRSRINVPKNTHQVLTELAQKIPLIAITNGNANPLSCGLGQYFSHILKAGPDGRSKPYPDMFDKAASLLNLPHEKILHVGDHLVTDVEGAVNSGLQACWINLDNRSLFEEGETRVMPHIEITDLSKLIELV; translated from the coding sequence ATGCGCTTTTACAGAACTCTGACGCCAATTGCTGCGATGACTTTTGATTTAGACGACACGCTGTATGACAACGTGCCAGTAATGGACAGAACTGAAAAAGAGACGCTGGATTTTATTCGTCAATATGATCTGCGTTTTAATCATTTCACAGAAAAAGATGTGAATGCCTATAAAAAGCCACTAATAGAAAATAATCCTGATATTTTTCATGATATTACACGGTGGCGTTGGCTTGCAGCGAGAAATATGTTGTTAGATTACAACTACAGTGAAGCCAAAGCACAACAAGGTGCTGATGAAATTATGGCACACTTTGCTTATTGGCGTAGTCGCATTAATGTGCCTAAAAATACCCACCAAGTTCTCACCGAGTTGGCACAGAAAATCCCATTAATTGCGATTACAAATGGTAATGCAAACCCATTAAGTTGTGGTCTAGGGCAGTATTTTTCACATATTTTAAAAGCTGGCCCTGATGGTCGCTCTAAGCCTTATCCTGATATGTTTGATAAAGCCGCTTCACTGTTAAATCTTCCACATGAGAAAATCCTACATGTGGGTGATCACCTTGTAACAGATGTCGAGGGTGCCGTTAATAGTGGATTACAAGCGTGCTGGATTAACCTTGATAACCGTAGTTTGTTTGAAGAAGGTGAAACCAGAGTAATGCCACATATTGAAATTACAGATTTAAGCAAACTGATAGAACTGGTTTAA
- the xerC gene encoding tyrosine recombinase XerC: protein MNQPIDIPETLSIAIEQFLRYIQVERRLSPVTVENYHRQLTALAQIMVAMKITQWVSLESQHVRMLLAKSHRSGLQPTSLALRFSALRSFLDWQVAQGMLEVNPAKGIRTPKSGRHLPKNMDVDEVSQLMNIDLKDPLSVRDRTMLEVMYGAGLRLSELTNLNMSDIDMNEGEVRVLGKGSKERKVPLGRKAIEWLQNWFPMRELYAPEDKAVFISTQSGKRLSVRSVQKRFELWGIKQGLSSHVNPHKLRHSFATHLLESSGDLRAVQELLGHANLSTTQVYTHLDFQHLAKVYDAAHPRAKREKS, encoded by the coding sequence ATGAATCAACCAATAGATATTCCAGAAACACTCTCCATCGCTATTGAGCAATTCCTGCGTTATATCCAAGTTGAACGCCGATTAAGCCCTGTCACAGTAGAAAACTATCATCGCCAATTAACTGCATTAGCACAAATAATGGTGGCGATGAAAATCACACAATGGGTATCACTTGAAAGCCAACATGTACGCATGTTACTAGCAAAAAGTCATCGTAGTGGGTTACAACCGACTAGCCTTGCTTTGCGCTTTTCTGCGTTACGTAGCTTTCTTGATTGGCAAGTAGCACAGGGAATGTTAGAGGTTAATCCAGCAAAAGGTATTCGCACACCTAAATCTGGTCGTCATCTTCCTAAAAATATGGATGTTGATGAAGTTAGCCAATTGATGAATATCGACTTAAAAGATCCCCTTTCTGTTAGAGATAGGACCATGTTGGAAGTGATGTATGGTGCAGGATTGCGTTTATCAGAATTGACTAACTTAAACATGAGCGATATCGACATGAATGAAGGTGAAGTTCGTGTTTTAGGTAAAGGTAGTAAAGAACGAAAAGTACCGTTAGGAAGAAAAGCGATAGAGTGGTTACAGAATTGGTTTCCGATGCGAGAGCTCTATGCACCTGAGGATAAAGCTGTCTTTATCTCAACCCAAAGCGGTAAGCGTTTATCTGTGCGCAGTGTACAAAAACGGTTTGAACTTTGGGGGATTAAACAAGGACTAAGTAGCCATGTGAATCCTCATAAATTACGTCACTCGTTTGCCACGCATTTATTGGAATCGAGTGGTGATTTACGTGCTGTACAAGAGTTATTAGGGCACGCTAATTTATCGACCACGCAAGTCTATACCCACTTAGATTTTCAGCATTTAGCGAAAGTCTATGATGCTGCTCATCCGAGAGCTAAGAGAGAAAAATCATAA